Proteins from a single region of Spirochaetota bacterium:
- a CDS encoding cyclic nucleotide-binding domain-containing protein, with product MPPIIKRYTSNSIIYFKGDTDSNIYILRSGKVIIRETPADSFKEIVTYIKEGEFFGLKSALGHYPKEETAQTIEDSVVLVLDENEFLNLISKNIDLQVKILKILSKELRDTIKKVSDIFGAKVITPFDGMFSYAKYYLNNKKPEKALYFLNKLKLYYPEYAKLNNVDELINNATNISYSQEKNVDGGQQEGSKEEISESVSKEKSENDKEYVKIFYEALNYVKNEDYDSAIQRFTDVIKVPDVTDEYKIKAMYEIGRALYNIKKYDNAINIYKKILNEFKENILLKEVLYEMASTYIKLGDKEKAMNILNKIIEIQPANETTTKAKKLISTLKESKK from the coding sequence ATGCCTCCAATTATAAAAAGATATACTTCTAATTCGATAATTTACTTCAAAGGCGATACAGATTCAAATATTTATATATTAAGGTCTGGTAAAGTAATAATAAGGGAAACACCTGCTGATTCTTTCAAAGAAATAGTTACATATATAAAGGAAGGTGAATTTTTTGGATTAAAATCGGCTTTAGGGCATTATCCAAAAGAGGAAACAGCTCAAACAATTGAAGATTCAGTTGTTTTAGTTCTTGATGAAAATGAATTTTTAAATCTTATTTCTAAAAATATTGATTTACAAGTTAAAATATTAAAGATATTATCTAAAGAATTGAGAGATACTATAAAAAAAGTAAGTGATATTTTTGGTGCAAAAGTTATTACTCCATTTGATGGAATGTTTTCTTATGCTAAATATTATTTAAATAATAAAAAACCTGAAAAAGCTTTATATTTTTTGAATAAATTAAAATTATACTATCCTGAATATGCAAAACTTAATAATGTTGATGAATTGATTAATAATGCAACAAATATTTCTTATTCTCAAGAAAAAAATGTAGATGGAGGACAACAAGAAGGTTCTAAAGAAGAAATATCTGAAAGTGTATCTAAAGAAAAATCAGAAAATGATAAAGAATATGTAAAAATATTTTATGAAGCTTTGAATTATGTAAAGAATGAAGATTATGATTCTGCTATACAAAGGTTTACAGATGTGATTAAAGTTCCTGATGTTACAGATGAATATAAAATAAAAGCCATGTATGAAATAGGTCGTGCTTTATATAATATTAAAAAATATGATAATGCTATAAATATATACAAAAAAATCTTAAACGAATTTAAGGAAAATATTTTACTTAAAGAAGTTCTTTATGAGATGGCTTCAACATATATAAAATTAGGAGATAAAGAAAAAGCTATGAATATATTAAATAAAATAATTGAAATTCAACCTGCGAATGAAACAACTACTAAAGCAAAGAAATTAATTTCAACATTAAAAGAGAGCAAAAAGTAG